From Uloborus diversus isolate 005 chromosome 8, Udiv.v.3.1, whole genome shotgun sequence, a single genomic window includes:
- the LOC129227255 gene encoding uncharacterized protein LOC129227255: MSEGLAMGNPLSPILSDIYMHYFETKLFETITFPFYVRYVDDCFVLLGQNHVDNELLLSTLNSIDPCIQFTIEMETDSSLSFLDVFITKSNDEFMTSVFRKPFAVTLPPHKCSSHPPNQKVASFKTFVFRALNICSSSDSLNAELSYLKAVAFDRGYSPSIIDSIYNKLIKPSHSKKVSASNASYTIVLPYYPKVSHQVAKILKKFGFDIAFSPVNKIKFTNLKDPIDCLSNWGIYSISCKCGLGYVGQTKRALKHRLKEHENYVKHK; the protein is encoded by the coding sequence ATGTCTGAAGGTTTAGCAATGGGTAATCCTTTGAGTcctattttaagtgacatttatatgcactattttgagactaaactttttgaaaccataacgtttccgttctatgttcgttacgttgacgattgctttgttttgcttgGCCAAAACCATGTTGATAATGAACTTTTACTTTCTACTCTAAATTCTATTGATCCTTGCATCCAATTCACTATTGAAATGGAAACTGatagttctctttcatttttggacgtctttattactaaaagtaatgatgaatttatgacttcggtgtttcgtaagccttttgctgttacactacctcctcacaaatgttcttctcatcctccaaaccaaaagGTGGCCTCATTCAAGACTTTTGTGTTCCGTGCTTTGAACATCTGTTCTTCCTCCGattctttaaatgctgagctttcttatcttaaagcagtggctttcgatcgtggttattctcctagcatcattgattcaatttataataagttaattaaacCCTCTCATTCTAAAAAGGTTTCTGCTTCCAATGCTtcgtatactattgttttgccttattatccaaaagttagtcatcaagttgcaaagattttgaaaaaatttggtttcgatatagctttttctccagttaataagatcaaatttacaaacttaaaggaccccattgattgtcttagcaactggggcatttatagcatctcctgcaagtgtggacttggctacgttggacagactaaacgtgctctcaagcaccgtctgaaagagcacgaaaactatgttaaacataaa